Proteins encoded within one genomic window of Armatimonadota bacterium:
- a CDS encoding glycosyltransferase family 2 protein, translating into MFAGKKVVVVMPAYNAAKTLKKTYDEVMAQGMVDLVIVVDDASRDETFEIAKTLKNVKVYKHEVNKGYGGNQKTCYRLALNEGADIVVMVHPDYQYTPLLLPAMVSMVANNLYPCVIGSRILGGHALKGGMPIWKYFSNRVLTFIENILLSAKLSEYHTGYRCFTREILEKLPLDANSDDFVFDNQMLAQILWFGYEIGEVSCPTKYFPEASSINLKRSIKYGFGCLATGLIYRLAKWGLINTAVFPRKKQLKPLVDKTKKRL; encoded by the coding sequence ATGTTTGCAGGAAAGAAAGTAGTAGTTGTAATGCCAGCGTATAATGCTGCAAAAACGCTTAAGAAAACGTATGACGAAGTAATGGCCCAAGGAATGGTTGACCTTGTTATCGTCGTTGATGACGCAAGCCGCGATGAAACATTTGAAATTGCAAAAACTTTAAAGAATGTCAAAGTTTATAAACATGAGGTAAATAAAGGCTATGGTGGAAACCAAAAAACTTGCTACCGTCTTGCTCTTAATGAGGGTGCCGACATTGTCGTAATGGTACATCCCGACTATCAATACACTCCACTATTGCTCCCAGCAATGGTTTCAATGGTAGCAAATAATCTATATCCTTGCGTAATTGGTTCGAGAATTTTGGGCGGTCACGCGTTGAAAGGCGGAATGCCCATTTGGAAGTATTTCTCAAACAGAGTCCTTACTTTTATAGAAAATATTCTTTTAAGTGCAAAGCTTTCGGAGTACCACACTGGATACAGATGCTTTACAAGAGAAATACTTGAAAAATTACCGCTAGATGCCAACTCTGACGACTTTGTTTTCGACAACCAAATGCTCGCACAAATCTTATGGTTTGGATATGAGATTGGAGAGGTAAGCTGCCCAACGAAGTACTTCCCCGAGGCATCCTCAATAAATCTTAAGAGAAGCATTAAGTATGGCTTTGGTTGTCTTGCAACTGGTTTAATATACCGATTGGCAAAATGGGGGCTAATAAATACCGCCGTATTTCCTCGTAAAAAACAATTGAAGCCTTTGGTAGATAAAACAAAGAAGCGGTTATGA